The nucleotide sequence TATTCACCTGCGAGGCCGAACGCCAAGCGAGGCCGAACGCGTACACGTTTATCATACATTGGACTTATCATTCTGAATCGCACGAGAATGGGTGGCTCGAAGAAAAGCGCGAAAGCACAGAAAACCGGGCCGGTCGACAATGCGTGGTCGTTGAAGATACCAGAatttaaagaagaagataatCCACATCGGCTGCTTGAGGAGAGCTCGTTTGCTACTATGTTCCCGAAGTATCGCGAGCATTATTTGAAGGAACATTGGCCGCTAGTTCAGAAAGCACTGGCCGAGCATCACGTCAAGGCCGAGATGGATCTCATGGAGGGAAGCATGACGGTGAAGACTACCAGAAAGACTTGGGACCCGTACATCATCATCAAAGCACGCGACATGATCAAGCTCATGGCTCGTTCGGTTCCGTTTGAGCAAGCGGTGAGAGTTCTCCAGGATGACATTACCGCGGACGTCATAAAGATATCCTCTTTTGTCAGGAACAAGGATAAGTTTGTCAAGCGGAGGCAGAGGCTCATTGGACCAAACGGGTGTAATTTGAAATCCATCGAGCTGCTCACCAACTGTTACGTCGTAGTTCAGGGCCAAACTGTGTCGGCGCTGGGACCTTACAGAGGTGTGCAACAGGTGAGAAAACTGGTGGTGGATAccatgaaaaatattcatccaGTTTACAGCCTCAAGACCTTGATGCTTAAACGAGAACTCGCCAAGAATCCAAATTTAAAGAACGAGAACTGGGAACGATATCTTCCCAAGTATAGCAGCAAGAACATAAGTAAGCGCAAAGAaccgaagaagaagaaggagaagaaaccGTACACTCCGTTCCCGCCACCTCAGCAAGAGAG is from Temnothorax longispinosus isolate EJ_2023e chromosome 10, Tlon_JGU_v1, whole genome shotgun sequence and encodes:
- the Dbe gene encoding KRR1 small subunit processome component homolog, whose product is MGGSKKSAKAQKTGPVDNAWSLKIPEFKEEDNPHRLLEESSFATMFPKYREHYLKEHWPLVQKALAEHHVKAEMDLMEGSMTVKTTRKTWDPYIIIKARDMIKLMARSVPFEQAVRVLQDDITADVIKISSFVRNKDKFVKRRQRLIGPNGCNLKSIELLTNCYVVVQGQTVSALGPYRGVQQVRKLVVDTMKNIHPVYSLKTLMLKRELAKNPNLKNENWERYLPKYSSKNISKRKEPKKKKEKKPYTPFPPPQQESKLDKAMASGEYFLKEEQKRAKRKREQEARHEEATKKRQERRAQAFVPPEEKPVESETTKTDVDIAEIKRKVRQGLKKRKTE